In the genome of Oscarella lobularis chromosome 1, ooOscLobu1.1, whole genome shotgun sequence, one region contains:
- the LOC136199687 gene encoding uncharacterized protein isoform X2 yields MSIYRADYFMPCGDVTHIAPERYSDYPYGDGDEEDVVIDLAKKSDVYSYGVLLWEIRERQRPYEGYNSSTIRLLVERGVQLPEGHATGAPPFFDDLMKKSVQFDPQNRPTFRDIVVTHLAKVDDQFLSTSQRVEEGIAVVTPQSESLNILDHDSLTPLEPYDVKLGQEMDLQYNPSHLEMDAVAYAMGSQWRVVAQLIMPVLSEFEIQKIESEEQENQPLCFLQAWINKHGLKATRAALCSALFFADLGSGAREVFPEIYENMSKDALLEPDLQIERDELVYNEEEDSVGGGSRSEVFEATLKKRGIERQVAVKVFRDFRRRLGGAEKEYEQFKIEASIFLRIKPHDNVLRLIGLCNAPRHYALVTELVSGRSLYSLLKSPEHKETVDKWQTRIAFAKQIAEGMLHLHYNCPSVIHKNLTATNVLINIIPHRIFPFICKVANFGLSETAEAISMTTMDRESFPAGTVTHIAPERYRYRPYGDGDSPSKMDLARKADVYSYGVVLWEIREKRRPFEGMVSDMIRLHVKEGGELPRGVAVNVPPLFDNVLKQCVQFNPQKRPMFRDVVLTLMEYKELANRNKKLEELADEEKLNYKSVETMTKSVGGDVLSKSMTMAPKITSSDLNTSKELKAIREEIFGVARTFVKRDTHKEVVLPHSGGELRLKESDVQVTLPKGALAEETLITLSSYFPEEPSSSSAVMSITEVLPHGLTLRERSTIRIKHHICLDKPYRVRVLYQSGTNLHEPYRLIADLCPGYSSTIDSEREIKVTEDFVEISCCGFCRICLVKEGYFSLSVRVYSPIRLRQSKRESVCVTVSCQCRDVTKEIDEELRGQGMVLRNLFSAGFNVDILEKIHICLLEGDGYKIQGTNCHDIESGLLRNLIGEDHYKKESRHFHLQLATDAAVDIPFELRKFGKKTKDTGKIVDTVYVEMICHEPSQAPHQLSPIVHNRPSLPQINDLAYELGDKWKDLAYNLKPGPFSHSDVVRIKAKSPRDLRGQSQSMLDAWVRKYGSKATIPVLCKALIKAELRHQAERVFTKDVVDKCVSYVT; encoded by the exons gtTATAATAGCAGTACAATTCGCCTTCTCGTAGAACGTGGAGTGCAACTTCCTGAAGGCCACGCGACGGGAGCTCCGCCTTTTTTTGACGATCTCATGAAGAAGTCTGTTCAATTTGATCCGCAAAATCGACCGACTTTCCGCGACATCGTAGTAACGCATTTAGCCAAAGTGGACGACCAGTTTCTTTCAACTTCCCAGCGAGTGGAAGAAGGGATTGCCGTTGTAACGCCTCAAAGCGAGTCTTTGAACATCTTAGATCAC GATTCTTTGACACCTCTCGAACCGTATGACGTTAAACTCGGTCAAGAGATGG ATCTCCAATACAATCCATCTCATCTCGAAATGGATGCTGTGGCGTACGCCATGGGCTCTCAATGGAGAGTCGTTGCTCAATTAATCATGCCCGTGTTAAGCGAATTTGAAATTCAGAAAATCGAATCAGAGGAACAAGAAAATCAGCCTCTTTGCTTCCTTCAAGCCTGGATCAACAAACACGGTCTCAAAGCAACTCGAGCAGCGCTTTGCTccgctcttttttttgctgaCCTCGGCTCGGGTGCCAGAGAAGTGTTTCCTGAAATCTATGAGAACATGAGCAAA GATGCACTTTTGGAACCCGATCTTCAAATTGAACGAGACGAGCTCGTCTAcaacgaagaggaggattCCGTTGGGGGCGGAAGCCGCAGCGAGGTGTTCGAAGCGACACTGAAGAAGAGAGGCATTGAGAGGCAAGTTGCTGTGAAAGTGTTCCGCGATTTCAGAAGGAGACTCGGAGGAGCAGAAAA GGAATACGAACAGTTTAAAATTGAAGCGTCTATTTTTCTCCGAATCAAACCACATGACAATGTCTTGCGTCTCATTGGGCTCTGTAACGCTCCCCGCCATTATGCTCTCGTGACTGAATTAGTAAGCGGAAGAAGCTTATATTCCTTGCTGAAGTCACCCGAGCACAAGGAAACCGTCGATAAATGGCAAACGCGAATCGCATTTGCAAAACAGATCGCTGAGGGAATGCTTCATCTTCACTACAATTGTCCTTCCGTGATTCACAAAAACTTGACAGCGACGAACGTCTTGATCAATATTATTCCACATCGGATATTTCCTTTCATTTGCAAG GTTGCCAATTTTGGTCTTTCCGAAACGGCCGAGGCTATctcaatgacgacgatggatCGAGAAAGTTTTCCGGCAGGTACGGTTACTCACATTGCTCCCGAGCGATATCGTTATCGTCCCTATGGCGATGGCGACAGCCCCTCAAAGATGGATTTGGCAAGGAAAGCCGACGTCTATAGCTACGGAGTGGTTTTGTGGGAAATCcgcgagaaacgacgtccaTTTGAAG GCATGGTTAGCGATATGATTCGTCTACACGTCAAGGAAGGAGGCGAACTCCCAAGAGGAGTAGCAGTGAATGTTCCGCCACTTTTCGACAACGTATTGAAGCAATGCGTGCAATTTAACCCGCAGAAAAGACCAATGTTCCGCGATGTTGTACTGACGCTAATGGAATACAAAGAACTCGCaaacagaaacaaaaaacTTGAAGAACTtgcagacgaagaaaaacttAACTACAAATCGGTAGAAACTATGACGAAAAGCGTAGGCGGTGACGTGTTGTCAAAGTCGATGACAATGGCGCCGAAGATCACTTCGTCAGACCTAAACACTTCAAAGGAACTGAAGGCAATTCGTGAAGAGATCTTTGGCGTTGCCCGCACGTTTGTGAAGCGCGACACACATAAAGAGGTAGTCCTGCCGCATAGCGGTGGAGAGCTCAGGCTTAAAGAGTCAGACGTACAAGTGACCTTACCTAAAGGCGCCTTAGCTGAGGAAACTCTAATTACCTTATCATCGTATTTTCCTGAAGAGCCGTCTAGTTCGTCTGCTGTAATGAGCATTACAGAAGTTTTGCCTCACGGTTTGACTCTCAGAGAAAGATCCACCATTCGCATAAAGCATCATATCTGTCTTGATAAGCCGTATCGAGTCAGAGTTTTGTATCAAAGCGGTACAAATCTACATGAACCGTATCGCCTTATTGCCGACCTTTGTCCTGGTTACTCCTCGACTATTGAcagcgaaagagaaatcaaagTAACTGAGGATTTTGTCGAGATTTCTTGCTGCGGATTTTGTCGTATTTGCCTGGTGAAGGAGGGCTACTTTTCCCTATCCGTACGCGTCTATTCGCCAATTAGACTGCGTCAGTCAAAGCGCGAGAGCGTTTGCGTGACGGTATCGTGTCAGTGCCGGGACGTgacgaaagaaattgatgaGGAATTGCGTGGACAAGGCATGGTACTCCGAAATCTGTTTAGTGCCGGCTTTAACGTCGACATACTAGAGAAAATTCACATCTGCCTACTTGAAGGCGACGGCTATAAGATACAGGGAACAAACTGTCATGATATTGAATCAGGACTGCTTCGAAATTTAATCGGGGAAGACcactacaaaaaagaaagtcgacATTTTCACCTTCAGCTGGCTACTGATGCCGCTGTTGACATTCCGTTTGAACTACGAAAGTTTGGtaagaagacgaaagataCAGGGAAAATTGTTGATACAGTCTACGTCGAAATGATTTGTCATGAACCTTCGCAGGCTCCTCATCAACTTAGCCCTATCGTTCATAATCGACCGTCTCTTCCTCAAATAAATGATCTCGCATACGAACTCGGTGACAAATGGAAGGATCTTGCATATAATCTGAAGCCTGGCCCGTTCAGTCACAGCGATGTTGTGCGCATCAAGGCAAAAAGTCCAAGAGATTTGCGAGGTCAATCTCAGAGTATGCTTGACGCTTGGGTGAGAAAATACGGTTCTAAAGCTACAATACCTGTTCTGTGTAAAGCTCTAATAAAAGCGGAATTGCGACATCAAGCAGAAAGGGTTTTCACGAAAGATGTCGTAGATAAATGCGTATCCTATGTAACGTAA
- the LOC136199687 gene encoding uncharacterized protein isoform X1: MSIYRADYFMPCGDVTHIAPERYSDYPYGDGDEEDVVIDLAKKSDVYSYGVLLWEIRERQRPYEGYNSSTIRLLVERGVQLPEGHATGAPPFFDDLMKKSVQFDPQNRPTFRDIVVTHLAKVDDQFLSTSQRVEEGIAVVTPQSESLNILDHDSLTPLEPYDVKLGQEMDLQYNPSHLEMDAVAYAMGSQWRVVAQLIMPVLSEFEIQKIESEEQENQPLCFLQAWINKHGLKATRAALCSALFFADLGSGAREVFPEIYENMSKDALLEPDLQIERDELVYNEEEDSVGGGSRSEVFEATLKKRGIERQVAVKVFRDFRRRLGGAENREYEQFKIEASIFLRIKPHDNVLRLIGLCNAPRHYALVTELVSGRSLYSLLKSPEHKETVDKWQTRIAFAKQIAEGMLHLHYNCPSVIHKNLTATNVLINIIPHRIFPFICKVANFGLSETAEAISMTTMDRESFPAGTVTHIAPERYRYRPYGDGDSPSKMDLARKADVYSYGVVLWEIREKRRPFEGMVSDMIRLHVKEGGELPRGVAVNVPPLFDNVLKQCVQFNPQKRPMFRDVVLTLMEYKELANRNKKLEELADEEKLNYKSVETMTKSVGGDVLSKSMTMAPKITSSDLNTSKELKAIREEIFGVARTFVKRDTHKEVVLPHSGGELRLKESDVQVTLPKGALAEETLITLSSYFPEEPSSSSAVMSITEVLPHGLTLRERSTIRIKHHICLDKPYRVRVLYQSGTNLHEPYRLIADLCPGYSSTIDSEREIKVTEDFVEISCCGFCRICLVKEGYFSLSVRVYSPIRLRQSKRESVCVTVSCQCRDVTKEIDEELRGQGMVLRNLFSAGFNVDILEKIHICLLEGDGYKIQGTNCHDIESGLLRNLIGEDHYKKESRHFHLQLATDAAVDIPFELRKFGKKTKDTGKIVDTVYVEMICHEPSQAPHQLSPIVHNRPSLPQINDLAYELGDKWKDLAYNLKPGPFSHSDVVRIKAKSPRDLRGQSQSMLDAWVRKYGSKATIPVLCKALIKAELRHQAERVFTKDVVDKCVSYVT; the protein is encoded by the exons gtTATAATAGCAGTACAATTCGCCTTCTCGTAGAACGTGGAGTGCAACTTCCTGAAGGCCACGCGACGGGAGCTCCGCCTTTTTTTGACGATCTCATGAAGAAGTCTGTTCAATTTGATCCGCAAAATCGACCGACTTTCCGCGACATCGTAGTAACGCATTTAGCCAAAGTGGACGACCAGTTTCTTTCAACTTCCCAGCGAGTGGAAGAAGGGATTGCCGTTGTAACGCCTCAAAGCGAGTCTTTGAACATCTTAGATCAC GATTCTTTGACACCTCTCGAACCGTATGACGTTAAACTCGGTCAAGAGATGG ATCTCCAATACAATCCATCTCATCTCGAAATGGATGCTGTGGCGTACGCCATGGGCTCTCAATGGAGAGTCGTTGCTCAATTAATCATGCCCGTGTTAAGCGAATTTGAAATTCAGAAAATCGAATCAGAGGAACAAGAAAATCAGCCTCTTTGCTTCCTTCAAGCCTGGATCAACAAACACGGTCTCAAAGCAACTCGAGCAGCGCTTTGCTccgctcttttttttgctgaCCTCGGCTCGGGTGCCAGAGAAGTGTTTCCTGAAATCTATGAGAACATGAGCAAA GATGCACTTTTGGAACCCGATCTTCAAATTGAACGAGACGAGCTCGTCTAcaacgaagaggaggattCCGTTGGGGGCGGAAGCCGCAGCGAGGTGTTCGAAGCGACACTGAAGAAGAGAGGCATTGAGAGGCAAGTTGCTGTGAAAGTGTTCCGCGATTTCAGAAGGAGACTCGGAGGAGCAGAAAA CAGGGAATACGAACAGTTTAAAATTGAAGCGTCTATTTTTCTCCGAATCAAACCACATGACAATGTCTTGCGTCTCATTGGGCTCTGTAACGCTCCCCGCCATTATGCTCTCGTGACTGAATTAGTAAGCGGAAGAAGCTTATATTCCTTGCTGAAGTCACCCGAGCACAAGGAAACCGTCGATAAATGGCAAACGCGAATCGCATTTGCAAAACAGATCGCTGAGGGAATGCTTCATCTTCACTACAATTGTCCTTCCGTGATTCACAAAAACTTGACAGCGACGAACGTCTTGATCAATATTATTCCACATCGGATATTTCCTTTCATTTGCAAG GTTGCCAATTTTGGTCTTTCCGAAACGGCCGAGGCTATctcaatgacgacgatggatCGAGAAAGTTTTCCGGCAGGTACGGTTACTCACATTGCTCCCGAGCGATATCGTTATCGTCCCTATGGCGATGGCGACAGCCCCTCAAAGATGGATTTGGCAAGGAAAGCCGACGTCTATAGCTACGGAGTGGTTTTGTGGGAAATCcgcgagaaacgacgtccaTTTGAAG GCATGGTTAGCGATATGATTCGTCTACACGTCAAGGAAGGAGGCGAACTCCCAAGAGGAGTAGCAGTGAATGTTCCGCCACTTTTCGACAACGTATTGAAGCAATGCGTGCAATTTAACCCGCAGAAAAGACCAATGTTCCGCGATGTTGTACTGACGCTAATGGAATACAAAGAACTCGCaaacagaaacaaaaaacTTGAAGAACTtgcagacgaagaaaaacttAACTACAAATCGGTAGAAACTATGACGAAAAGCGTAGGCGGTGACGTGTTGTCAAAGTCGATGACAATGGCGCCGAAGATCACTTCGTCAGACCTAAACACTTCAAAGGAACTGAAGGCAATTCGTGAAGAGATCTTTGGCGTTGCCCGCACGTTTGTGAAGCGCGACACACATAAAGAGGTAGTCCTGCCGCATAGCGGTGGAGAGCTCAGGCTTAAAGAGTCAGACGTACAAGTGACCTTACCTAAAGGCGCCTTAGCTGAGGAAACTCTAATTACCTTATCATCGTATTTTCCTGAAGAGCCGTCTAGTTCGTCTGCTGTAATGAGCATTACAGAAGTTTTGCCTCACGGTTTGACTCTCAGAGAAAGATCCACCATTCGCATAAAGCATCATATCTGTCTTGATAAGCCGTATCGAGTCAGAGTTTTGTATCAAAGCGGTACAAATCTACATGAACCGTATCGCCTTATTGCCGACCTTTGTCCTGGTTACTCCTCGACTATTGAcagcgaaagagaaatcaaagTAACTGAGGATTTTGTCGAGATTTCTTGCTGCGGATTTTGTCGTATTTGCCTGGTGAAGGAGGGCTACTTTTCCCTATCCGTACGCGTCTATTCGCCAATTAGACTGCGTCAGTCAAAGCGCGAGAGCGTTTGCGTGACGGTATCGTGTCAGTGCCGGGACGTgacgaaagaaattgatgaGGAATTGCGTGGACAAGGCATGGTACTCCGAAATCTGTTTAGTGCCGGCTTTAACGTCGACATACTAGAGAAAATTCACATCTGCCTACTTGAAGGCGACGGCTATAAGATACAGGGAACAAACTGTCATGATATTGAATCAGGACTGCTTCGAAATTTAATCGGGGAAGACcactacaaaaaagaaagtcgacATTTTCACCTTCAGCTGGCTACTGATGCCGCTGTTGACATTCCGTTTGAACTACGAAAGTTTGGtaagaagacgaaagataCAGGGAAAATTGTTGATACAGTCTACGTCGAAATGATTTGTCATGAACCTTCGCAGGCTCCTCATCAACTTAGCCCTATCGTTCATAATCGACCGTCTCTTCCTCAAATAAATGATCTCGCATACGAACTCGGTGACAAATGGAAGGATCTTGCATATAATCTGAAGCCTGGCCCGTTCAGTCACAGCGATGTTGTGCGCATCAAGGCAAAAAGTCCAAGAGATTTGCGAGGTCAATCTCAGAGTATGCTTGACGCTTGGGTGAGAAAATACGGTTCTAAAGCTACAATACCTGTTCTGTGTAAAGCTCTAATAAAAGCGGAATTGCGACATCAAGCAGAAAGGGTTTTCACGAAAGATGTCGTAGATAAATGCGTATCCTATGTAACGTAA